A stretch of Gambusia affinis linkage group LG10, SWU_Gaff_1.0, whole genome shotgun sequence DNA encodes these proteins:
- the LOC122839123 gene encoding cell wall integrity and stress response component 2-like, whose product MPAAMHLTVLLSLLTATACRGSAVSSAMTTTSASHVTTTSASHVTTTSASLATSSTVKTSTVTPQLQTTTQMITNLTSASPQTATAEKTGPSSAPLNTTITTITQTSNQNVTQDQTVALTSLNVTAGTSGNKTSSGNKENYNLVENPGLVTVICIFSIVFGLLLVVLIVKCVRSSRSDFERLEDVPMGKVNEASPFAQYTK is encoded by the exons ATGCCGGCAGCGATGCACCTCACTGTCCTGCTTTCCCTGCTCACAGCGACAGCCTGCCGCG GGAGCGCAGTTTCCTCTGCTATGACGACTACGAGTGCTTCCCATGTGACGACTACGAGTGCTTCCCATGTGACGACTACGAGTGCTTCCTTAGCAACGTCATCCACAGTGAAAACATCAACCGTCACACCCCAGCTTCAAACGACGACACAGATGATCACCAATCTTACTTCAGCTTCACCACAGACTGCCACGGCAGAGAAGACCGGCCCGAGCAGCGCTCCCCTGAACACAACGATCACAACGATCACCCAAACGTCCAATCAAAACGTCACTCAGGACCAGACGGTCGCTCTAACGTCTCTGAATGTCACAGCTGGTACATCGGGAAACAAAACCAGTTCAG GCAACAAGGAAAATTACAACTTGGTGGAAAATCCTGGCCTGGTGACCGTCATCTGCATCTTCTCAATTGTCTTTGGCCTCTTACTGGTGGTTTTGATAGTGAAATGTGTCAGATCATCGAGATCAGACTTCGAGAGGCTCGAAGACGTTCCCATG